The nucleotide sequence ACAAGGCCTCTCCTGTTAGTGAGTTAGTGATTTTCCTAGCCGTGGCCCTGAAGCAGCTCACTCCCCCTCATTGTCTGTCCTTTGTTTCAGATAAAGACCATTTTGAGCGGCTTTATCATCAGGGGCTACTTGGGGAAGTGGACCCTGCTGATCAAGACTGTCACCCTGGTGCTGGTAGTGTCCTCGGGCCTGAGCCTTGGGAAAGAAGGGCCGCTGGTGCACGTGGCTTGTTGCTGTGGCAACTTCTTCAGCAGCCTTTTCTCCAAGTACAGCAAGAACGAGGGCAAGAGGCGTGAGGTGAGCAGGCTTGGCTTCCATCCGCAGAGTAGGTCTCTGCTGGAAGCCCACCCCAGTCTCACCTGCACACGCTTGTGGGCACAAAGGCCCCGGGCCTTACACAGAGCTATTTGCCTTGCAGGTGCTTTCAGCTGCAGCTGCTGCCGGAGTCTCTGTTGCCTTTGGTGCTCCAATCGGGGGTGTGCTTTTCAGTCTAGAGGAGGTGAGAAGGGCAGCTGAGGGATTGGTGGTTCGGAGGGCCGGAGAGCGTGTGGATGGGTAGGGTAGCACAGCAGTGGGCCTCCAGCTCCAACCCTTTGAGGATTCAGTTCGAAGGAGTATTGAACAAGGTTCCTGCAGCTCGTTAAGGAGCCACAATATTCACCGTCAACATCTGTTTTCAAgaacagtcatgcatcgcttaatgacagggatacgttctgagaaatgcgtcattagcgatttcattgttgtgcaaacgcCATAGAGTGGACttaacacaaacctagatggtatagcctactacacacctaggctgcatggtactaatcttacaggaccactgtCATGTCTGCCGTCTGTCATTGACATGTGGTgctgtattgttttaaaaattgccagttaatattttttttgaagatttacagtctctctctttctcataaccaacttaattaaacatttttggtTTTGGCGACCCAGATGAATCTAGTCCAGGGGTCAGCGgacgttttctgtaaagggccagatagtaaacactTCAGGTTTTGCAGATCTTCTGGCTTCTGCTGTTGTAGCAGGAAAGCCACCACAGACAACATGCATGTGAGTGGGCGTGGCTGCGTCCCAATGGAAACTTTCCTTATGGACGCTGAAggttgaattttatataattttaacatgtcacaaaatattgtttttcttttgaaaatttcacaTCACAAAATACCCTTTTTTAACCATTCTTAACTCACGTGCCATACAAATACATTTGCTGCGCCAGGGTTTTCCAACCCTTGATCTATTCTCTTGTCTGTAGAATCAAATCCAGAGGTTGATTTGCTTTGAGGAGGGTATCTGTGCTATAAACAGAATtatgattaaatattttcatttttctaaaaaaaatagcTCGAATGCACCTTGACTAGCATCCATTACACCTTTAGACATAGAGTTTTCAAAGTATCTTTGTTGGTGTGTTTTAGTCGTAACTAAACCGAGACTGAGGAAGTGAGTACCGCCCGTCTTTGGTCTTGAGTGTGACTTTCGCTCCAAGTGCCAGTGGGTGGCTGCTGATCAGTGGGGTCAGGGCTCTGGACAGCTCTTCCTTTGGCCAGTCTCTAATTTTCTCCTTGTTCGTCCCAGGTCAGTTACTACTTTCCCTTGAAGACCTTGTGGAGGTCCTTTTTCGCGGCCCTGGTGGCAGCCTTCACTCTGCGATCCATCAACCCCTTTGGGAACAGCCGCCTTGTTCTCTTTTACGTGGAATATCACACGCCGTGGTACATGGCCGAACTCTTCCCCTTCATCCTGCTTGGGGTCTTTGGGGGCTTGTGGGGAACCCTCTTCATCCGCTGCAACATCGCCTGGTGCAGGAGGCGCAAAACCACCAAGCTGGGGAAGTACCCGGTGCTGGAGGTCATCGCGGTGACTGCCATCACCGCCATCATCGCCTACCCCAATCCCTACACACGCCGGAGCACAAGCGAGCTCATTTCCGAGCTGTTCAATGACTGTGGGGCCCTCGAGTCCTCCCAGCTCTGCGACTACATCAACGACCCCAACATGACCCGGCCTGTGGATGACATCCCAGACCGGCCGGCTGGAGTCGGGGTTTACACGGCCATGTGGCAGCTGGCCCTGGCTCTGATCTTCAAAATCGTCATTACCATATTTACCTTTGGCATGAAGGTaggtggaggggaaggaagatgTGGGGGTAACCCATGTCTTTCTGGCGATGGCACCCTACTCCCCAAAATGAAATTGCgatgggaggagaaggggaccTGACCTTTACTGAATGTTTTCTTATGCTGAGCACTTGAATTCTTTTAATCAACAAGAAACTATGCTTTTGAtaaacaacaagcctatgaaataGAGATTTTAATCCCCTTTTATAAGTGAAGAAGCTAAGGCTCAGAGTATATCCTTTATAGAGAGATATGTCCAGCTTGGTGAACTTTCACAAAACACACACGCTTGTGTAACCAGCCCCCAGGACCAGAAGCAGAACATTGCGAATCCTCTAGAACCCCCATTGTGTACATCACTATTGCTTTCTGTGTGGTGTTTTTatgatttgtttcttttaaaaaaagtctaagaAACTGTATAGGGTGTACACGAGTGTGTAATGGTCAAACACAAACCCGAATTTTTGCTGTAAGAACGAGCTTGCGTGGACTTCATTAAACAGCTGACTGTCGGACTCATCATCTGCcagcagagggacttgtttctcaCTGAGGAAGACGCTAGCAGCATCTCCTGTCCCTGCTGGGAGAAGTCTATTTGAAGTTACAGGGATTAAATGACTGTGAGACAAGGGGCAGCTCAGAAAGGAACCATTTCCTCAGGAATGTCCCAAACTCTAGAAATCACACTCAAGGATCCAAACTTACCTGGCATTTGGTTAAAGATCCACTTCAGTCCTCAGATCGATGACAGTTTGGGGTGGGCATAAATGCAGCTCCCCTCAGGGTCGAGGTCACATGCCATCTCCGTGAACAGAGAGAGTCGCACGTGTTCTGTTGCACACGTCTGATCACTAGAtacatgaaaatgtattttcacaCAGCAAAATACAAAACACACTATTACCAAGATCTTTTAGTTTACATAGTCATTTCTTTGCTGCCTCTAACCTGGCTTGAAAACATTCAGAATACTTTTGGAAAATGTACTTTGTTAGGCAGAGGGAACTGCCGCATCTCTGACAGGTGTTTGGCCGCGGTAGATTCGAGGGGGCAGCGAGCCCGTGCAGAGCTGTTTGGAAGACCCAGGGCAGCTGCCCTGctgctttctgcttctttctttttcctgtgaacAGGCGCAGgcccttcttttccattttcatgcTGTGGCttgacatttaattttaaaagctaatCTGAATGACGcatgaggggagagggagagtggtGAGTATCTCTAGTGACAGATGCTCACTTTGAATGTTATTTGCAGTGGGGCTTATCATTTTTCAATCCTTAACAGGCAAACCAGGCCAGCTTTtgaaggagaggaaatgaaagtGTAAAATTGTGTTCTCTCCAAGTCACAGTAGATCTGACTGACTAAGCAGGTGACATCATTTGTCCCACCTTCCCCAGCTGACCTATTGTGAAGCCTGGCACCTCCTTTGAAGACTGTAGCAAAATGCAAGGTCGTTGAGGGGGTACTGTATACTGGGGGTGAGGAAGCGGGAATTCAGACTCCTTCCCTCATGCTTCTTTTCCCTCTGTGCTCCCTGGAGATCCCGTCGGGCCTCTTCATCCCCAGCATGGCTGTGGGAGCAATGGCGGGCAGGATGGTGGGAATCGGCGTGGAGCAGCTGGCTTACCATCATCATGACTGGATCATCTTCAGGAACTGGTGCAGGCCCGGAGCAGACTGTGTCACCCCAGGACTTTACGCAATGGTGGGAGCTGCAGCCTGCCTAGGTACAGCCACAGATGGGGGAGCAGGGGTTGCAAGAAAGGTGTGAGAGACTGACCACAAAGGCTGATCTGGTTTATGGACTGGCGAGAAGGAAGGCATGGACTTGCGTGTTTGCATTCTCAGGATAGGCAAGGttgtgctgctgtaacaagtaaAGCCCTCATGCTCACTGGCTTACCACACCGAGGCTTCTATCTCGCTCATGATGTGTGGTCCAGCCTCGTTATTTATGGATTCCATATTTGGGAAGCTGCCTGCTTGCTAAAATTTGTTGGTAACCCCTAAATCAGTACTTGTGGTGCTTTCACAGTCATTCTCAGACATGTGCAGAGTGGTAGAAAATTTGAGGTGTCTGACATGCGCGTTACCAGCTGAGCTTGAACAAGGTGAGGGCCcaccttcttgtttcagctcttacaCTGCACATGACTGTCCTTTGTGTGGTCTATTCAGTGCCatggtttttgcatttttgtgccttttgttaatgattttgctgtttaaaatggcctctGTGTGTAGTGCcaaagtgctgtctagtgttcctcaGGGCGAGAGGGCTGGGGTGTGCCTCAGGGAAAATCCGTGTGCTAGAGAAGCTCCATTTAGGCATGAGTTGCAGTGCTGTTGGCCGTGAGTTCAGTGTGAATGAATCAATTCCATATATTAAATGCGATGTacttaaacagaaacacacataaaataaggTTTTGCGTTGAATggttgacaaaaatgttgtgaccagaggcttgcaGAAACCTAACCTTATCTTTGCTCTAGGGCAGTGactcagtatttgctaattcagtgtttggCGACTTTATAGATCATAACCACTGCAGATAATGAGAatcaactctgtgtgtgtgtgtaatgtgaATGTGTAATGTGTGTGTAATGTGAATTAGCAGAGGGTTTTTCTCCGCTCAGTCATTCAGGGACCCGGGCTGATGGAGTCTCTACCATGTTGCAGTTGTACCATCTAGAATAGTGGTTTTCAACTGGGGGCGGTTTTGCCTCTTAGGGACACTGGGCAATGGAGGAGACATTTTGGATGTCACACCTTGAGGGTGCTactagcatctagtgggtggggtccagggatgctgctaaacgtccTATAGTGCACAGAACAGCCCTACAACAAAGAAcgatccagccccaaatgttcCTAGTGCTGAGGTCAAGAAACCCTGGTTTCAGCTCATTGGAAGATTAGGAGTTGGTATGGATTCTCCCTTTGAATATCAAGGGACACAAGGGTGGGTCCCTCTCCTGCCTATAGCCCCAAAGAATCTCTGCAGTTTTCCAGCTTCTGGCGTTCTGGAAGACAGCCCTACTTGCTGAGTCAGAAACCTGCATAGTCCACATAGGATCCACTCACCAGAAAGCAGCGCATGTGGTCCTGGGTGAATAGACAACCCAGTTGTCCCTCACTGGAGAAGGGCACCCCAGTCATATGTGACTTAGGGCTCCCTGACCACGGCTCTATTTGAGAGAGCCTTGCCCCTGTTCCAGAGGTCTGAGCATGGGCAGCACGTAGGACTGTCTCCTTGGAACAGGTCAAGAGCATTTATAGCCAGCTTGTCAATGTCCACGATTCATGCCCTCTTGAGGGCCTGGAGTTGCATTTTGGAATTTCATTCCTCTCTCTGGCTGCAGGTGGAGTTACCAGGATGACGGTGTCATTGGTGGTCATCATGTTTGAATTAACTGGTGGTCTAGAGTACATTGTGCCCCTGATGGCGGCAGCTGTGACCAGCAAGTGGGTGGCTGATGCCTTTGGGAAAGAAGGCATCTATGAGGCCCACATCCACTTAAACGGGTACCCATTTCTGGACGTGAAGGACGAGTTCACCCACCGCACGCTGGCCACTGACGTCATGCGGCCGCGGCGGGGAGAGCCACCACTGTCCGTGCTCACCCAGGACAGCATGACCGTCGAGGATGTGGAGACGCTCATCAAGGAGACCGACTACAATGGCTTCCCCGTGGTGGTCTCCAGGGACTCCGAACGCCTCATTGGATTTgcccagaggagggaactgaTTCTAGCAATAAGTGAGTAAAGAGAGGGAAACTCACATTTTACTTAGAGATGAATGGCAGCCTTTGTACCCCCCAAATTCTCCAAGATGTGAGAGAGAATGTACAAAAGTCAGAGGGCGTTAAGCCAGGGCCTCACACACTTTGATGTATATTCAGATCACCTGAGGATCTAGttagaatgcagattctgattcagtgggtctgggatgAGACCCAAGACTGCATTTCTCCCAAGCTCCCGattaatgctgatgctgctggcccccAAGTCAGACCGTGAGGAACAGTGTCCTGGGAGAGGCATTCTTGGCTGGAAAATGACTGCCACGTTTGCAAGCAGCCACCTGGGCCCCCCACTGTCGCTAGGAGGCAAGCCGCTGCCACTGCTGCCTTTTAGGGAGTTTGGGGTgaagctgaggaggaggaggtgggagagccTGGACTGGCCTGGGTCAAGCCGGGCTCCGGGACGGACTGGCAGGCGGGCTTACCGTCCTAGCCTGTGAGTGCTTATCCTCAGTTGCCTCCCTGGGCTCCGCACAAGCCTTTCCCTTCACTTTATGACATTATGTCTGATTCCACCAGTTCCAGGCCCGCGTGGGTTAACGAGCAGATGTCAAGGCAGTCCCGTGTGATGCTTCTCTTCTTGTGCTAACTGAAATTAGCTGGGCTGAGGGGCAGGCAGTTGagttgggagaggagagaggggatgaTGCCCAGGAGGAGTGTCCCAGAGACAGGTGGCTCAGAGAAGCAAGCCTGCGGGCTCCATCAGCTTAGGGGTGACTGTATTGGAAGGAGAGCGGGAGGTAGAAGGATTCCCAAGGCCAGGGTCTGGGTGTGAGTCGTTGGAGGCGCAGTGAGCCTCAGAGGGCTCCCTCAGGGTGGAGTCCCAGCAGACCTCTGATGCAGCCAGAGCAGGGACCAGCAGAGCGGCCTCGGCACTCTGCTCCTGCGATCTGGACACCATCCCAGCATCTCATGGGCTCGGGCCCACGACATGGCTTGTGTGTGCTTGACGATTTTCCTCTGTGTGCCGTCTTCCTGTGTATTCATGCAGTTTGCCCGTGGGGCTTGCCCGGGTACAGTTGCAGTAGGCCCCGCTGGGCACACACCTTCACCAGACAGCCCACTGCTTATCCCTGGCCTTTGTTGACTTTTTCTAAGGCTCTCCCTTTGAATTTCTAAAACCTCTTCATGATGttaaatagcttttaaaatatctttagagTATACTTCATCAGAGGCTTTATCAAAATAAGTTTAGATAAGCTATATCCTCTAATTTCAGCCTGTTGCTCATAGTTACCTCCCCCAAAACAGCAAcggattttgtgtttttaaacacAATAGCACGTTTGTGCTTCACTGCTCAGTGATGCTTCTCTTTATTATAGGTCTTGTCATTTAACAGGTAGGTCCTTTAGGCATAAATATTGCCTTATaaataatgagatttttaaaaaagctgtgTAAGGAGGGTtgggtttgttttaaaataatataatcagcagcctttaaaaaatgtattcaatcTCTAAAATCTTTTAAGCAAAGgttgaaatttaaaaactaaagtaaTAAATGTCACGGAATCCATTACCTATTGTGTAGCTCCAGGCACACCTGCTAAGAGACAGCTTCCTAATTTTGCTGAAACCCATTACTGTAATCAAGTGGGAAGCAGTAATTGTCATCAACCGGTTAGAGAAGAAATGTAAGCTTGCCGAGTGGGCCCTCTCCTGGAAGCTATGTTTGGAATGTCTGAAGAGGCAACACGCCGTGTAAATCATACCTATATGCTTTCCATCAGATGAGTACAGTATTGAAGCTGCTATTTACATGGTTTGTGGAAAGGCGAGGAGTGTTTTGCTCTGAGCAATCAGAAAAGCTGTCTTCCTGACCTGTGGAAAAGGAAGAGTCCCTGTATTCCGGCGGAGAAATTCATGACCTGTATTGTGGAATTATATGCCTTTTTGTGAATATAGAAATATGATATTAGCATCTAGCTAGTAACTATCCCATGCCAGTTCAACTTTCAGGGGAATTAGGAGCAAagattatagatagatagatccaAGACAGTTTGGAGAGGAAAAGAATGGTAATGAGGCAAATAAGGATTTTCCTTACACATCATGTTTAAAATTGTAGCAACTGCTCACATGAAGctaaaaatgttttgttattttcaaTGCATTCCTGGAATGCCAAACCATAGCCGTTGTCATTGTTAGAGAGTGATCGTAGCAACCCCTAGGTAATGCGGACCTCTTCCCCATCACCCCCGAAAGTGTAGGGCTGTTTGGGACCGTTGTTCAGATTCGTGGTAGATGGAACTTTACCCTTTGGTGCTGTTTGCAGATTGAGGCTCTGCCTGTGCTCAGCGGGGCTCAGGCTCTTCTGGTTTTGAGTTCTGCAATTAAGCGAGGACGGGTTCAGAGAGGACTCAGTGGGAAGCCGCAAAGATGATTAAAGGGATGGAAAGTTAGAGTCATGGGCGAGAGTTAAGGGAACTCTCATTCTTTTCGTCTGGTGGATGATTTAATGATGATTCTCCAGCATGTGGAAGATGCTTACTTGCAGAACAGGATCCATGTCCAGGACTGAACAAGAGGAGAAGTGTCAGATCTGATGGACAGGCTATTTAGGGATAAAGAGGTTTTTTTCTGGGAGGGCTGTTAATTATTGGAGTAGGCCTTGGAGAACAGTGGTGtcatctgcttctttctcctgggGATTAAAACATATACAGAGGGACTTCTCCATGCCTTAGTAAGCTATAACTTGTCATAAAGTAATCTGCTTTTTCTTCTAAatagcttttacttttttttatcacATCATCTCTATACTAACCACCACTATAGTTGCTtccaattttccattttaaccttTCTTGTTAATTACATCCATTTTATGGAAgcttgttttttttggtgaggaagattggccctgagctaacttctgttgccaatcttcctctttttgcttgaggaagatcattgctgagctaacgtctgtgtcagtcttcctctattttttgtatgtgggatgccaccacagcatggcttgatgagcattgtgtaggtctacgcccaggatctgaatctgcaaaccctgggctgccaaagcagagcatgcgaacttaaccactactccaccaggctggccccttatggGAGCATTTTTAATGAACAGGATGTAGAGTATCACCTCTCTAAAAGCATAGTTACTCCAAAGTAGGCTTTCTCAACCTTaacactgttgacatttggggctggatcattctttgctgggaggggctgtcctgtgccctgTAGGATGTTTAGAAGCAACCCTGGTCTCTACCTACCAGGTGCCAGTAGCAACGCCATCCCCCAGTTATgagaaccaaaaatgtcttcacatattgccaaatgtcccctgagggtGGGGGCAAAATTGCTCCCAGTTGAAAACCTGCTCTAAAGCCACTGTAATAGCTTATGGGATTTGTGATTATTTccagtcttttaaatttcttgGCCTATCATAGTTTGTGAAATTCACTTTACCGACACTCTCTTAATTACCCTCTCTGCACCTGGCGTTATGATCATATTGCTGCTAGAAAGTGGAATGTCAACTTGAATAACATTAGCAGGTACTCAGAAATGTGCATCATTTTTCAGAAGCTGTGGCCACAGATGCCAGTTCTGGTAGAATATACA is from Equus asinus isolate D_3611 breed Donkey chromosome X, EquAss-T2T_v2, whole genome shotgun sequence and encodes:
- the CLCN4 gene encoding H(+)/Cl(-) exchange transporter 4 isoform X1, encoding MRHCRFSLPGVTSMVNAGAMSGSGNLMDFLDEPFPDVGTYEDFHTIDWLREKSRDTDRHRKITSKSKESIWEFIKSLLDAWSGWVVMLLIGLLAGTLAGVIDLAVDWMTDLKEGVCLSAFWYSHEQCCWTSNETTFEDRDKCPLWQKWSELLVNQSEGASAYILNYLMYILWALLFAFLAVSLVRVFAPYACGSGIPEIKTILSGFIIRGYLGKWTLLIKTVTLVLVVSSGLSLGKEGPLVHVACCCGNFFSSLFSKYSKNEGKRREVLSAAAAAGVSVAFGAPIGGVLFSLEEVSYYFPLKTLWRSFFAALVAAFTLRSINPFGNSRLVLFYVEYHTPWYMAELFPFILLGVFGGLWGTLFIRCNIAWCRRRKTTKLGKYPVLEVIAVTAITAIIAYPNPYTRRSTSELISELFNDCGALESSQLCDYINDPNMTRPVDDIPDRPAGVGVYTAMWQLALALIFKIVITIFTFGMKIPSGLFIPSMAVGAMAGRMVGIGVEQLAYHHHDWIIFRNWCRPGADCVTPGLYAMVGAAACLGGVTRMTVSLVVIMFELTGGLEYIVPLMAAAVTSKWVADAFGKEGIYEAHIHLNGYPFLDVKDEFTHRTLATDVMRPRRGEPPLSVLTQDSMTVEDVETLIKETDYNGFPVVVSRDSERLIGFAQRRELILAIKNARQRQEGIVSNSIMYFTEEPPELPANSPHPLKLRRVLNLSPFTVTDHTPMETVVDIFRKLGLRQCLVTRSGRLLGIITKKDVLRHMAQMANQDPESIMFN
- the CLCN4 gene encoding H(+)/Cl(-) exchange transporter 4 isoform X2, producing MVNAGAMSGSGNLMDFLDEPFPDVGTYEDFHTIDWLREKSRDTDRHRKITSKSKESIWEFIKSLLDAWSGWVVMLLIGLLAGTLAGVIDLAVDWMTDLKEGVCLSAFWYSHEQCCWTSNETTFEDRDKCPLWQKWSELLVNQSEGASAYILNYLMYILWALLFAFLAVSLVRVFAPYACGSGIPEIKTILSGFIIRGYLGKWTLLIKTVTLVLVVSSGLSLGKEGPLVHVACCCGNFFSSLFSKYSKNEGKRREVLSAAAAAGVSVAFGAPIGGVLFSLEEVSYYFPLKTLWRSFFAALVAAFTLRSINPFGNSRLVLFYVEYHTPWYMAELFPFILLGVFGGLWGTLFIRCNIAWCRRRKTTKLGKYPVLEVIAVTAITAIIAYPNPYTRRSTSELISELFNDCGALESSQLCDYINDPNMTRPVDDIPDRPAGVGVYTAMWQLALALIFKIVITIFTFGMKIPSGLFIPSMAVGAMAGRMVGIGVEQLAYHHHDWIIFRNWCRPGADCVTPGLYAMVGAAACLGGVTRMTVSLVVIMFELTGGLEYIVPLMAAAVTSKWVADAFGKEGIYEAHIHLNGYPFLDVKDEFTHRTLATDVMRPRRGEPPLSVLTQDSMTVEDVETLIKETDYNGFPVVVSRDSERLIGFAQRRELILAIKNARQRQEGIVSNSIMYFTEEPPELPANSPHPLKLRRVLNLSPFTVTDHTPMETVVDIFRKLGLRQCLVTRSGRLLGIITKKDVLRHMAQMANQDPESIMFN